The Myxococcales bacterium genome window below encodes:
- a CDS encoding NUDIX hydrolase: MAARDEDEARFLESYQPADFPRPSVAVDLVVLTVDDCDLKLLTVQRNEPPFKGRWALPGGFVRVGPSREQQGEGVDEAARRELHEETGLPEGAIYLAQLHTFGAPGRDPRMRVISVAYYALVRPTLAPLVRPGGDVHKVRWQSLAEATQGEQLAFDHDAIVACALARVREEIDRSHLAFELVPDTFTVQQLRAVHEVVKGTALDPGNFRKRFLRMLDDGVLEHARGKRLTSSKPAQVYRFRSPPRA; encoded by the coding sequence ATGGCCGCCCGCGACGAGGACGAAGCCCGGTTCCTCGAGAGCTACCAGCCCGCCGACTTCCCGCGGCCCTCCGTCGCGGTCGATCTCGTCGTGCTCACGGTCGACGACTGCGATCTGAAGCTGCTCACCGTGCAGCGCAACGAGCCCCCGTTCAAGGGGCGATGGGCGCTGCCGGGCGGGTTCGTGAGGGTCGGGCCCTCTCGCGAGCAGCAGGGAGAGGGCGTCGACGAGGCCGCGCGGCGCGAGCTGCACGAGGAGACCGGCCTGCCGGAGGGCGCGATCTACCTCGCGCAGCTCCACACGTTCGGCGCGCCCGGCCGCGATCCGCGGATGCGCGTCATCAGCGTCGCGTATTACGCGCTCGTGCGCCCCACGCTCGCCCCGCTCGTGCGGCCCGGCGGCGACGTGCACAAGGTCCGCTGGCAGTCGCTGGCGGAGGCGACGCAGGGCGAGCAGCTCGCCTTCGACCACGACGCGATCGTCGCCTGCGCCCTGGCGCGCGTCCGCGAAGAGATCGACCGCTCGCACCTCGCGTTCGAGCTCGTGCCCGACACCTTCACCGTCCAGCAGCTCCGGGCCGTGCACGAGGTGGTCAAGGGCACCGCGCTCGACCCCGGCAACTTCCGGAAGCGCTTCCTCCGCATGCTCGACGACGGCGTGCTCGAGCACGCGCGTGGCAAGCGACTCACGTCGTCCAAGCCCGCGCAGGTCTACCGGTTTCGCTCGCCGCCTCGCGCCTGA
- a CDS encoding MATE family efflux transporter yields the protein MKNRAYYRKRRRVASARPRGNGKRPTPSPSPRGAIRARDAVRELLTLAWPIAAAMLGETALGLVDTKITGGLGASALGGVGLATTLMYALYAFAWGAMRAVKVRASHAIGEGAPNKGFAYARAGVLMGLVYGFGVAAVMRHPGPLLHLVGANDALLPYATDFLRALAFGAPATCASAALIQHRQGMGHVRLTMIVGIAANALNATLAVSLVYGKLGLPALGVAGAGYATAITKTSELALLGALLVRDEARARRSAAKSRAIAPLAFGVALREVASLGAPTGLQFAGELLAFTTFTAVLGSLGAHEIAAHQIALSTIRVSFLPGIAVSEATSVLVGRALGERRVDRADAATRAGLGVAMAFMSLCGIGFAVFGGSLARFFSPDERVVVVATRLLWVASVFQLLDAANIVLRGALRGAKDVAGVAAIGLFATWAFIPTAAYVLGKRLELGALGGWLGFVAETAVSAGLFWWRWRRGGWRLRLEAA from the coding sequence GTGAAGAATCGTGCATACTACAGGAAAAGACGGCGGGTCGCTTCCGCCCGTCCACGCGGCAACGGCAAGCGACCGACTCCCTCGCCCTCGCCGCGCGGCGCCATTCGCGCGCGTGATGCGGTCCGTGAGCTCCTGACGCTCGCGTGGCCGATCGCCGCCGCCATGCTCGGCGAGACCGCCCTCGGCCTCGTCGACACCAAGATCACTGGCGGCCTAGGCGCCTCCGCGTTGGGCGGAGTGGGCCTCGCCACCACCCTCATGTACGCGCTCTACGCCTTCGCCTGGGGCGCGATGCGCGCGGTCAAGGTGCGCGCGAGCCACGCCATCGGAGAGGGCGCGCCCAACAAGGGGTTCGCGTACGCGCGGGCCGGCGTGCTGATGGGGCTCGTGTACGGGTTCGGCGTGGCCGCGGTCATGCGCCACCCGGGCCCGCTGCTGCACCTCGTCGGGGCGAACGACGCGCTGCTCCCCTACGCCACCGACTTCCTCCGCGCGCTCGCCTTTGGCGCGCCCGCCACGTGCGCGAGCGCGGCGCTGATCCAACATCGCCAGGGGATGGGGCACGTGCGCCTCACGATGATCGTGGGGATCGCGGCCAACGCGCTGAACGCGACCCTCGCGGTGTCGCTCGTGTACGGCAAGCTCGGGCTGCCCGCGCTCGGCGTCGCGGGCGCTGGCTACGCGACCGCGATCACGAAGACCTCGGAGCTCGCGCTGCTCGGCGCGCTGCTCGTGCGCGACGAGGCCCGCGCCCGCCGCAGCGCCGCGAAGTCGCGCGCGATCGCGCCGCTCGCGTTCGGCGTCGCGCTGCGTGAGGTCGCCTCGCTCGGCGCTCCGACCGGCCTCCAGTTCGCCGGCGAGCTGCTCGCGTTCACCACCTTCACGGCGGTGCTCGGCTCGCTCGGCGCCCACGAGATCGCCGCCCACCAAATCGCGCTCTCGACGATCCGCGTCTCGTTCCTCCCCGGGATCGCCGTCTCCGAGGCGACGAGCGTCCTCGTCGGCAGGGCCCTCGGCGAGCGACGCGTGGACCGCGCCGACGCCGCGACCCGCGCCGGCCTGGGCGTGGCGATGGCGTTCATGTCGCTCTGCGGGATCGGCTTCGCGGTCTTCGGCGGCTCGCTCGCGCGGTTCTTCTCGCCGGACGAGCGTGTGGTCGTCGTCGCCACTCGCCTGCTCTGGGTCGCCTCGGTCTTCCAGCTCCTCGACGCGGCGAACATCGTGCTGCGCGGGGCGCTGCGCGGCGCGAAGGACGTCGCGGGCGTGGCGGCGATCGGGCTCTTCGCGACGTGGGCGTTCATCCCCACCGCCGCGTACGTGCTCGGCAAGCGGCTCGAGCTCGGGGCGCTGGGGGGGTGGCTCGGGTTCGTCGCCGAGACCGCGGTCTCGGCGGGGCTCTTCTGGTGGCGCTGGCGGCGCGGCGGCTGGAGGCTGCGGCTAGAGGCGGCGTGA
- a CDS encoding glycosyltransferase family 39 protein: MADRQAHWSERLALFGGVASIAAVHSPLVAYGTFANVDEAYAGALASRILDGHKLYVGAVSQRGPLMYYVYTLVAWLHGWDNLRALRLWALGVALLNLYAVYLFARAFLPRAGVLIATFVMAYALAFGVPPFDGLALHGESLQLPPLTFGCLLGALALQPSPRAADLRRWLLAGSGLLFGIAVAIKQSAALHPVALCVWLLASARRNRQPAKQWLTDLGIITASTALLPALFIAHAAHEGTLKELYYYTVVYNRDVHLRPTRKLFPLLTPFFLRLTEQTGYFLLLLGIASAAIPSGARRLVRAMQARVAWPVLRGFGVRRYLVANLALAVLSASAMYRFFPHYFVQSLPFLALAAGAMLGPSAERLRHRAAFNRLAIGAFGMLIFASGLSTVFGERVDGRVTHDRTPQLCGKLIAAGTKPEDRIFVWGFSPWIYQYAHRRPAGRFVFETYVTGFVPWFWDRLELERSRIVPGSVEALLADLDRERPEIVVDAGSVMMARPMRAYAKPGRWLLEHYCFEYRLAAFDVYRRRPDGVAECAQPYVPLPYDAVNWNGTPMGIPVPLSAERARERRLPYGNLMRPIWFPSGPPPQQAVLDAARDPKTEREEAEAERDGFYIPRFDGRD, from the coding sequence ATGGCTGACCGCCAGGCTCACTGGTCCGAGCGGTTGGCGCTGTTCGGGGGCGTCGCGAGCATCGCTGCCGTGCACAGCCCGCTCGTCGCCTATGGCACGTTCGCCAACGTGGACGAGGCCTACGCGGGCGCGCTCGCGAGCCGCATCCTGGACGGGCACAAGCTCTACGTCGGCGCCGTGAGCCAGCGCGGCCCGCTGATGTACTACGTGTACACGCTCGTCGCGTGGCTCCACGGGTGGGACAACCTCCGGGCGCTTCGCCTGTGGGCCCTCGGCGTGGCGCTGCTGAACCTCTACGCGGTGTACCTGTTCGCGCGGGCGTTCCTGCCGCGCGCGGGTGTGCTCATCGCCACGTTCGTGATGGCGTACGCGCTCGCGTTCGGTGTGCCCCCATTCGACGGGCTGGCGCTCCACGGCGAGTCTCTCCAGCTCCCACCCCTCACGTTCGGGTGTCTGCTCGGCGCGCTCGCGCTTCAGCCCAGCCCACGCGCGGCGGACCTCAGGCGGTGGCTCCTCGCGGGGTCCGGGCTGCTCTTCGGGATCGCGGTCGCGATCAAGCAGAGCGCGGCGCTCCACCCCGTCGCGCTCTGCGTATGGCTCCTGGCGAGCGCCCGGCGCAACCGGCAACCGGCCAAGCAGTGGCTCACCGACCTCGGCATCATCACCGCGAGCACCGCCCTGCTCCCCGCCCTCTTCATCGCGCACGCGGCCCACGAGGGAACGCTCAAGGAGCTTTACTACTACACGGTGGTCTACAACCGCGACGTCCACCTCCGGCCGACGCGGAAGCTCTTCCCGCTCCTCACCCCGTTCTTCCTCCGCCTCACCGAGCAGACCGGCTACTTCCTACTCCTCCTCGGCATCGCGAGCGCGGCGATCCCTAGCGGCGCGCGGCGCCTCGTGCGCGCCATGCAGGCGCGCGTCGCCTGGCCCGTGCTCCGGGGCTTTGGTGTGCGGCGCTACCTGGTCGCGAACCTCGCGCTCGCGGTGCTGTCGGCGTCGGCCATGTACCGCTTTTTCCCCCACTACTTCGTGCAGTCGCTGCCGTTCTTGGCGCTGGCCGCGGGGGCCATGCTGGGCCCCTCGGCAGAGCGCCTGCGACACCGCGCGGCCTTCAACCGCCTCGCGATCGGGGCGTTCGGGATGCTCATCTTCGCGTCTGGGCTGAGCACGGTGTTCGGCGAGCGCGTCGACGGCCGGGTGACCCACGACAGGACCCCGCAGCTGTGCGGCAAGCTCATCGCCGCCGGCACGAAGCCGGAAGATCGCATCTTCGTGTGGGGCTTCTCCCCGTGGATCTACCAGTACGCGCACCGCAGGCCCGCGGGGCGGTTCGTCTTCGAGACCTACGTCACGGGGTTCGTGCCCTGGTTCTGGGACCGCCTCGAGCTCGAGCGCTCCCGGATCGTGCCGGGCAGCGTCGAGGCCCTGCTCGCCGACCTCGACCGCGAACGCCCCGAGATCGTGGTCGACGCGGGCAGCGTGATGATGGCGAGGCCCATGCGCGCCTACGCGAAGCCTGGTCGCTGGCTCCTCGAACACTACTGCTTCGAGTACCGCCTCGCGGCCTTCGACGTGTACCGGCGCAGGCCCGACGGCGTGGCCGAGTGCGCGCAACCCTACGTGCCCCTGCCGTACGACGCCGTGAACTGGAACGGCACGCCGATGGGCATCCCCGTGCCGCTCTCCGCCGAGCGGGCGCGCGAGCGGCGCCTGCCCTACGGCAACCTGATGCGACCCATCTGGTTTCCTAGCGGCCCGCCCCCGCAACAAGCGGTCCTGGACGCCGCGCGCGATCCCAAGACCGAGCGCGAGGAGGCGGAGGCCGAGCGCGACGGCTTCTACATCCCCCGGTTCGACGGCCGCGACTAG
- a CDS encoding protein phosphatase 2C domain-containing protein: MYELHCGRIQGREHRRALRDGQDGLAVWRGPAGLGLAVTDGCGSAPGSEVGARLAATWLASHGPRALASVAPRDLARRLGEDLQGFLASVVDALDADGARDEAVASMFLFSFVCAFVTSERVAVLAQGDGLAAYNDERGAVLPGEGNAPDYPGYGLLGLPHGGPTVLFDRPAVELQSLLIATDGLFPLLGTGAPDEDPLAALRDGAVGARHPSWLERRLRALSHEGVFMDDVAVAIVARAS, encoded by the coding sequence TTGTATGAACTCCACTGCGGGCGGATTCAGGGGCGCGAGCACCGGCGCGCGCTGCGCGACGGGCAGGACGGGCTGGCCGTGTGGCGAGGCCCGGCCGGGCTCGGCCTCGCTGTCACGGACGGATGCGGCAGCGCCCCGGGGTCCGAGGTCGGGGCCCGGCTCGCCGCGACCTGGCTCGCTTCGCACGGCCCGCGTGCGCTCGCGTCCGTGGCCCCGAGGGACCTCGCGCGGCGCCTCGGAGAGGACCTCCAGGGGTTCCTCGCCTCGGTGGTCGACGCCCTCGACGCCGACGGCGCGCGCGACGAGGCGGTCGCGTCGATGTTCCTGTTCTCCTTCGTGTGCGCGTTCGTCACGTCGGAGCGCGTGGCGGTGCTGGCCCAGGGTGACGGGCTCGCGGCGTACAACGACGAGCGGGGCGCCGTGCTGCCGGGCGAAGGCAACGCGCCCGATTACCCGGGGTATGGGCTCCTCGGTCTCCCCCACGGTGGGCCTACGGTGCTCTTCGATCGGCCGGCGGTCGAGCTGCAGTCCCTGCTCATCGCGACCGACGGCCTCTTCCCGCTGCTCGGCACCGGCGCCCCCGACGAAGATCCGCTCGCGGCGCTCCGCGACGGGGCGGTCGGTGCGCGGCACCCATCGTGGCTCGAGCGACGCCTGCGCGCCCTCAGCCACGAGGGCGTGTTCATGGACGACGTGGCCGTCGCGATCGTGGCGAGGGCGTCGTGA
- a CDS encoding SDR family oxidoreductase, whose protein sequence is MPHGERRGRKVLVVGATGRLGVAIALGLARRGDLPVLTARDPAKLASLADLLAAEVPGPPAPTVCADLSRPNAVDDIVAGLRAGVGTVDDVVLACGPFPRTPFEALCREDLERTLTVHAVAPLLLVHALAQDLATAQGAVVALGDAGTTRPYTNHVAYLTAKGAVRTGLQALAVELAPAVRVNLVQLGIVADPEADADPTRHHRLATRSLLGRFGTPEEVVHVVLSLLDATWATGEVWGVGR, encoded by the coding sequence ATGCCACACGGAGAGCGGAGGGGCCGAAAGGTGCTGGTGGTCGGCGCGACCGGGCGCCTCGGCGTCGCGATCGCGCTCGGGCTCGCGCGGCGGGGCGATCTGCCCGTGCTCACCGCCCGGGATCCGGCCAAACTGGCCAGCTTGGCGGACCTCCTGGCTGCCGAGGTCCCTGGCCCTCCCGCGCCCACCGTGTGCGCGGATCTATCCCGGCCCAACGCGGTGGACGACATCGTGGCCGGGCTCCGCGCGGGTGTGGGAACGGTGGACGACGTCGTGCTCGCGTGCGGCCCATTCCCGCGCACGCCGTTCGAGGCCCTCTGCCGCGAGGACCTCGAGCGGACGCTCACCGTGCACGCCGTCGCGCCGCTCCTGCTCGTGCACGCGCTCGCGCAGGATCTCGCGACCGCGCAGGGCGCCGTGGTCGCGCTCGGCGACGCGGGCACCACGAGGCCGTATACGAACCACGTCGCCTATCTCACGGCGAAGGGCGCGGTGCGCACCGGGCTGCAGGCGCTGGCCGTCGAGCTGGCGCCCGCGGTGAGGGTCAACCTGGTTCAGCTCGGCATCGTCGCCGATCCCGAGGCGGACGCCGATCCTACGAGGCATCACCGGCTCGCGACGAGGTCGCTCCTCGGTCGGTTCGGCACGCCCGAAGAGGTCGTGCACGTCGTGCTCTCCCTGCTCGACGCTACCTGGGCGACGGGCGAGGTGTGGGGCGTCGGCCGGTAG
- a CDS encoding nicotinamidase — MLPFPSFYDPARPGGVSELVLERAALVAEEATAYAQAHNVTPATRDTFRIAAFGIDCQVGFCVPGASLFVPGAVDDTRRTLRWLYGNLHLVTGLHFSLDTHRVFQIFHPSWWVDADGRHPAPFSVITHDDVRAGKWQPVAHPRESLEYTRRLAEQGKYVLTIWPYHTLLGGLSHALVPALMEAAIFHSVARRQQTHFETKGTHALTENYSVMSPEVLELGGRSVGTFNAAFFKMLMEYDRVYVFGQAKSHCVLSTLRDMRTHIEATDRSLMDKVYVLEDAMSPVPAPPLSPLPAELDFPRIAEAGLDELRAAGMRIVKTTDPIVI; from the coding sequence ATGCTCCCCTTCCCCTCGTTCTACGATCCCGCCCGTCCCGGTGGCGTCTCGGAGCTCGTACTGGAGCGCGCCGCCCTCGTCGCCGAGGAGGCCACCGCGTACGCGCAGGCCCACAACGTGACCCCGGCCACGCGCGACACGTTCCGGATCGCCGCCTTCGGCATCGACTGCCAGGTTGGCTTCTGCGTCCCCGGCGCGAGCCTGTTCGTGCCCGGCGCGGTGGACGACACCCGGCGGACCCTGCGGTGGCTCTACGGGAATCTCCACCTCGTGACCGGGCTCCACTTCTCGCTCGACACCCACCGCGTCTTTCAGATCTTCCACCCCTCCTGGTGGGTTGACGCCGACGGTCGCCATCCGGCGCCCTTCTCGGTCATCACGCACGACGACGTGCGCGCGGGGAAGTGGCAGCCGGTCGCCCACCCTCGCGAGTCGCTCGAGTACACGCGGCGGCTCGCCGAGCAGGGCAAATACGTGCTCACGATCTGGCCGTATCATACGCTCCTCGGCGGGCTCTCTCACGCGCTCGTGCCGGCGCTCATGGAGGCGGCGATCTTTCACTCCGTCGCGCGCCGCCAGCAGACCCACTTCGAGACCAAGGGCACCCACGCGCTCACGGAGAACTACTCGGTCATGTCGCCCGAGGTGCTCGAGCTCGGCGGTCGGAGCGTCGGCACGTTCAACGCCGCCTTCTTCAAGATGCTCATGGAATACGACCGCGTGTACGTGTTTGGCCAAGCGAAGAGCCACTGCGTGCTCTCGACCTTGCGCGACATGCGCACCCACATCGAGGCCACCGACCGCTCGCTCATGGACAAGGTGTACGTCCTCGAGGACGCGATGAGCCCGGTGCCCGCGCCGCCGCTCTCCCCCCTGCCGGCCGAGCTCGACTTTCCCCGCATCGCCGAGGCCGGGCTCGACGAGCTGCGCGCCGCCGGTATGCGCATCGTCAAGACCACCGACCCCATCGTGATCTGA
- a CDS encoding VWA domain-containing protein produces MSHSSDLSKLLGQAAASGTLSQATVAAQTSALGGDLGQIVIAGAAGVDAEDLVASDVTLVTVLVDASTSIHTRGLEDAVMRGYGELVSAFVDARERDSVVLALWTFNDEARVVHSYVPVTDATRLDPSNYRGLGGTKLYDTFCDGVLANVAYAERLRAAGTPTRSIVVVLTDGEDCGSRRRASHCHALARDVLATETFQLAFVGVGADVDFHEVARKMGFPRGSVAVSAQATASSIRALFQMVSQSTLRMSRARAGVPMGGFFGP; encoded by the coding sequence ATGAGCCACTCCTCCGATCTCTCGAAGCTCCTCGGCCAGGCCGCCGCGTCGGGCACCTTGAGCCAGGCGACCGTCGCCGCCCAGACCTCCGCCCTTGGTGGCGACCTTGGGCAGATCGTGATCGCCGGGGCCGCCGGCGTGGACGCCGAGGACCTCGTGGCCTCCGACGTGACCCTCGTCACGGTGCTGGTCGACGCCTCGACGAGCATCCACACCCGCGGCCTCGAGGACGCCGTCATGCGGGGCTACGGCGAGCTCGTGAGCGCCTTCGTCGACGCACGTGAGCGCGACTCCGTGGTGCTCGCCCTGTGGACGTTCAACGACGAGGCGCGGGTCGTCCACTCGTACGTCCCGGTCACCGACGCGACGCGGCTCGACCCGAGCAACTACCGCGGCCTCGGCGGCACCAAGCTCTACGACACGTTCTGCGACGGTGTCCTCGCGAACGTGGCCTACGCGGAGCGGCTCCGCGCCGCGGGGACGCCCACGCGGAGCATCGTCGTGGTGCTCACCGACGGCGAAGACTGCGGCTCGCGTAGGCGGGCATCGCACTGCCACGCGCTCGCCCGAGACGTCCTCGCGACCGAGACCTTCCAGCTCGCGTTCGTGGGCGTCGGCGCCGACGTCGACTTCCACGAGGTGGCCAGGAAAATGGGCTTCCCGCGGGGCTCGGTCGCGGTGAGCGCGCAGGCGACGGCGTCCAGCATTCGCGCGCTGTTCCAGATGGTGAGCCAGTCGACGCTGCGCATGAGCCGAGCGCGCGCCGGCGTGCCGATGGGCGGGTTCTTCGGGCCGTGA
- a CDS encoding SPFH domain-containing protein, whose amino-acid sequence MGVFDFVQKNVSAMMIARADNQKHLIVYKHPDQNFPMYSQLTVDSDECAVFFKDGRVVGVLPPGRHTMHTQNIPFLGSIVNQFTGGNVFISEIFFVKTTPVRSIPFGGPAGEIVDPGTGLQVPIRIFGEFSVVVTDPVRFIVGYSGQAAAGDNDQILQWVKGKFINSVGTVLCELAEAEQKSILSVINNKERLAQAFVARAPALNDIGIRITEMGKIDPNIPEEHMVELRQAVKELADAQREVRKKQIAIAGAAADAQANQFALDQKFGQDARYVNQLAGGNFGAYAAGQAMIGAGQGMAQHGMGDGLAGAGAGMAVGMGMGNMMVGGFQQGMQPGMGAMGAPPPPPASVSPGGVLVTCGACSFKQGAGKFCSNCGTGLPQAPKNCTGCGTMLSPGAKFCANCGTKTA is encoded by the coding sequence ATGGGAGTGTTCGACTTCGTCCAAAAGAACGTGAGCGCGATGATGATCGCGCGCGCCGACAACCAAAAACACCTCATCGTCTACAAGCATCCCGATCAGAACTTCCCGATGTACTCGCAGCTCACCGTCGACAGCGACGAGTGCGCGGTGTTCTTCAAGGATGGTCGGGTCGTCGGCGTGCTGCCCCCCGGGCGGCACACGATGCACACGCAGAACATCCCGTTCCTGGGCAGCATCGTGAACCAGTTCACGGGCGGCAACGTGTTCATCAGCGAGATCTTCTTCGTGAAGACCACGCCGGTGCGCAGCATCCCCTTCGGCGGCCCCGCGGGCGAAATCGTCGATCCGGGCACCGGCCTGCAGGTGCCCATCCGCATTTTCGGTGAGTTCTCGGTCGTCGTCACCGACCCGGTGCGCTTCATCGTCGGCTACTCGGGCCAGGCGGCGGCGGGTGACAACGACCAGATCCTCCAGTGGGTGAAGGGAAAGTTCATCAACTCGGTGGGCACCGTCCTCTGCGAGCTGGCCGAGGCTGAGCAGAAGAGCATTCTGTCGGTCATCAACAACAAGGAGCGCCTGGCCCAGGCCTTCGTCGCGCGGGCGCCCGCCCTGAACGACATCGGCATTCGCATCACGGAGATGGGGAAGATCGACCCCAACATCCCTGAAGAGCACATGGTGGAGCTCCGCCAGGCTGTCAAGGAGCTCGCCGACGCCCAGCGCGAGGTGCGCAAGAAGCAGATCGCGATCGCAGGCGCTGCGGCCGACGCCCAGGCGAACCAGTTCGCGCTCGACCAGAAGTTCGGGCAAGACGCCCGCTACGTGAACCAGCTCGCCGGCGGCAACTTCGGCGCCTACGCGGCCGGCCAGGCCATGATCGGTGCTGGCCAGGGCATGGCGCAGCACGGCATGGGCGACGGGCTCGCGGGCGCCGGCGCCGGCATGGCCGTGGGCATGGGCATGGGCAACATGATGGTCGGTGGCTTCCAGCAGGGCATGCAGCCCGGCATGGGCGCCATGGGCGCGCCCCCGCCGCCGCCCGCCTCGGTGAGCCCCGGTGGGGTGCTCGTCACCTGCGGGGCGTGCAGCTTCAAGCAGGGCGCGGGCAAATTCTGCTCGAACTGTGGCACCGGCCTGCCCCAGGCGCCGAAGAACTGCACGGGGTGCGGCACCATGCTCAGCCCCGGCGCGAAGTTCTGCGCGAACTGCGGCACCAAGACGGCGTAG
- a CDS encoding cyclic nucleotide-binding domain-containing protein, protein MSVTPNDLRKIPLFSDISDAHLIELLASLTRKTYAKGHVLFKEGDLPDRFLLLVRGSVSLTESQAPRFVLHPIAPIGELGSLTGIPRSSTAVAQTEIEVLAVGVADLRAFFERRAEIAFPFYKNLLAVVTEKVVRDRRRLEEIRGNVIRTQKAMKKLREVVLHAPETAISKPVCDMLDEHIEQNRRAHYRVAPVEGLPARLRLKDRTELAIVDLSDAYLKVDAPKTQVAPDGDLVAVLVLPSTEILVSGKVHRAGKDGVVVKLDVLADEYHAALEDYVTRLQMLDFVV, encoded by the coding sequence GTGAGCGTCACACCGAACGATCTTCGTAAGATTCCGCTCTTCTCCGACATCTCGGACGCGCACCTCATCGAGCTGCTCGCGAGCCTCACCCGCAAGACCTACGCGAAGGGCCACGTGCTCTTCAAAGAGGGCGATCTGCCGGACAGGTTCCTCCTGCTCGTCCGCGGCTCGGTGAGCCTCACCGAGAGCCAGGCGCCCCGCTTCGTGCTGCACCCCATCGCGCCCATCGGCGAGCTCGGATCGCTCACGGGCATCCCTCGGAGCAGCACCGCCGTCGCGCAGACCGAGATCGAGGTCTTGGCCGTCGGCGTCGCCGACCTCCGCGCGTTCTTCGAGCGGCGCGCCGAGATCGCCTTCCCGTTCTACAAGAACCTCCTCGCCGTCGTGACCGAGAAGGTCGTGCGCGATCGCCGCCGCCTCGAGGAGATCCGGGGCAACGTCATCCGCACGCAGAAGGCGATGAAGAAGCTCCGCGAGGTCGTGCTGCACGCGCCCGAGACGGCCATCTCGAAGCCGGTGTGCGACATGCTCGACGAGCACATCGAGCAGAACCGCAGGGCCCACTACCGCGTCGCCCCGGTCGAGGGGCTCCCCGCGCGCCTTCGCCTGAAGGACCGCACGGAGCTCGCGATCGTCGACCTCTCGGACGCTTACCTGAAGGTCGACGCCCCGAAGACCCAGGTCGCCCCCGACGGCGATCTCGTGGCCGTGCTGGTGCTGCCTTCCACCGAGATTTTGGTGTCTGGCAAGGTTCACCGCGCCGGCAAGGACGGCGTCGTCGTGAAGCTCGACGTGCTGGCAGACGAGTACCACGCCGCGCTCGAAGACTACGTGACGCGCCTGCAGATGCTCGACTTCGTGGTCTGA